The DNA region AGACGATCTAATCAATTGAATGCATTTTTGAAGCTGCTGCAGATACCGCTCTGCTTTCAAAGAAGTCTGTTGGTCTGCTAATTGATTTGCAATAGCTTTTATATCTTCAAGGTTTATTCGTAAAGTAGATCTATAATTTCTATCTCCTCCCAAAAATTGTAATGCGTTAAGCAAAGGAAAATCATCATAATTAAATTGAGAATCTTTGAGATAAAAATTCAAATCCATTACAACTTTTTTTGAAAAATCTTGCTCAACTTGCTTTAATGAATTCCTGTTTTGTTCAATCAATTTTTTGGTTTCTTCGATCTGCATGTCTCTTCTTTTAGCAGCTAATGCTTTTTGTAAATCATCTTCGTTTATCGCGTTTAATTTAGATAGCAATAAATTGACTTTCCCTTTTAAAGTTGTAAATTCGTTCAATAATTCTGCTTTACGCTCAGAACTAAAACTTAACTCTGTTAACTCTTTTTGCAAATCATCAAAAACAGATAAATCTAAAGAATCTTTTAAAGACTTAAAGTCTTTAATTTTTGCCAAAGCGGTAACAATTTCATCAAATGGCTTTAAATTCCTATCCTTACCAATAGCAGCTGCATAAATAGCTTCATAAACAGAAATTTTACTATCAAGGCTCCATTGAAACGCGGATCTTTTTCGTGCTTTAAGATGTTGACATGCTTGAATTTTATGTATCAACCAAGCCGAAATAATAATAACTTGCACCCCTCCAACAATAGCCATTTCTCTTGGATAATTTTTTACGATTTGCCTTAGCCACGCAGAAGGAATGATAGCTAGCGTTTTTGCACGTTCACTTATATTTTGTAAGCAATCGACACTTTTTATATTAGAATTTACAAAGAATGCACTTATCCCTAAAACTAAAACAAGTGACTTAATTGCCTTATTCATAAAACCCCACTTAAATTAAATTTAACAACTAAAATGATTCAATTAAAATAATGCTGCCCTAAGGGCTTTATTAAGTCAAAATAAATTTTATGATATTTATAGAAAATGCGAATTTTATAATGTAAATTTATTTGTAATTTCAAATTGAAAACAAAACAAGGGTTATATTTTAAAGGCGTAAAAAATATCTTTAAATATAACCCGTTTATTTATTTGAATAATTTACAATTAAACGTGAAGTTTGCGTAAGGTTTTTTCTGTATCTTTTGTTAGATAATCTTCTAAAAGTTTTTTTGTTTGCGAATCTGAAGCAAAATCCAAAATAGTTTTACCTTTACATACAGCATAGACATTTGCGCCAGATTCAATCAATATCTTCACACAATCAACATATCCAAACGTTGCAGCCATATTTAAGGGCGTGATTCCAGTAGTTTTATGTGAAGGGGTATGACCTTGAGCTTCGATATTTGCCCCTGCTTTAATCAACGCACTAACACAATCCGCATGTCCTTCAATCGCAGCATAATGTAAAGCTGTTCCCAAAGTATCATCTTGAACATCAATATTCGACCCAGCATCGGCCAAGACCTTCACACATTCTGCGCGACCCTCCATAGCTGCTACATGTAAAGGTGTAAATCCTTCATTATCTTTTGCTTCAATATTTGCCCCTGCGTTAATTAAAGCATGAATACAAACAACGTGACCTCTTAAAACTGCTAAATGTAGCGGTGTCCACCCGTCGGCATCAATATTAAAATTTGGATTTATGAACCTTAATAACAATTCTAATCTTGTAGAATTTCCTAATCTTATTGCTTCCACTATCTCAAATCCAGCTTGAGCTCTAATCTGAGATAATCTTTCATCACTAAGCGCTGCTGCTTTTTCCAAATCGAAGTAAAACTGCGATATGCTATATTTTAAGTCACCATCACCAGCATTTAATAACATTCCATCAAAAACAATTAACGATAATGTAATAAATGTTATTTTTTTAACAAAATTCATATTTTCTCCATGTTTTAATTATCAAATTTAAATTATAAAAATATATGAATTAAATCCTATCGAATTTGATAATGATTGCAAATGGTGTTTATTGTTTTTATTAAAAATGTCAATTTTCGATGTTTTTTAACAGATTCAAAACAAAAGTGGGCAAAAAACTCAAATTTTAAGCTTTTAAAGACTTTTACCGAAATGAATCCCCCACTTGACAACCTACCCCCAAATCATTGATACTTGAATTTCGTATTTTAAAAATTCAAATTTAGGTCTTAGGGGCCGGCAATGGTAATAATTACTTTCTAACTTTTTTAAAGATTCACTATCGATATTTTCTGAATTATAGAAAAGTTTTCACAAAATCGTTTGTTAAAAATATTTATTTTCATTTTATAAAACTAATTAATTTATTAGTTATTTAAGCCACAATTATGAGGTTTCAATTATGAATAAACCATCTAATAATTTTATCGAAATCAAAGATTTAACAAAAATATACAACTTAAATAAATCGAATCAAAAAGAGGCTCTCAAAGGAGTAACTCTAGATATTCACAAAGGTGAAGTTTTCAGCCTGCTTGGGATAAACGGCGCGGGTAAAACAACTTTATCATCGATCATAGCAACACTCCACCCAGCAACAAGCGGTGACATTATGTTCGAAGGGAAATCGATATATTCAAACCTGTGCGAATATAGAAAATTGATCGGATTTTGTCCTCAAAAACCAAATCTTTCAAACGATCTAACAGTCGAGCAAAATTTAATGTTTTCCGGCAGATACTATGGGTTGAAAGAAGATGAGATAAAAAATCGAGTTGCAACTCTCACAAAAAGATATGCCCTCGAAGAATATTTAAATTCAATCCCAGATACACTTTCCGGCGGATACAAACAAAGAGTTATGATCGCGCGCGCACTTGTACATAATCCAAAACTTGTAATTTTAGACGAACCTACAGTTGGACTCGATCCACATATCAGGCATCATCTGTGGGAAGAAATTAGACTACTAAAAGCTGAAGGCGTTTCGGTAATACTAACAACACATTATTTGGACGAAGCAGAAATTTTATCAGATCGAATTTGTATTTTGGATAAGGGACAAATAAAGCTGATCGGAAAACCTCAAGAACTTAAAACTACATTTCAAAAAAGTCGCCTTGAAGATATTTTCTTAGATTTAATGCAACAAAGCGACGAAAAATAAAGGAATCAATTATGTTTAAAAATTTTATTTCTTATTCAAAAGTACTTTATCAACTGTTAAAAACAGACATGATAATTTTCAAAAAAAATATCATTGGAAATGCAATCGACACAAGCATTTGGGTCACAATTACATTAGTCGCAACTGCATATGTTTTTCCACATCTCGGCATGAACCAATCCTATGGGGCATTCATGGCAATTTCTCTCATTGGAAGCTGTGGAGTGTTTGAAGTTTGGCCAACAACTGCAACATTAATTTCTGACATCACAGGAGAACAAACTATTTCATATGCACTAACACTTCCAACTCCAACAGCTATAATCTGGATAAAATATGCAATAAGCGCTGCTATAAAATCTATGATCAATGCTTTAATCATACTTCCATTAAGCAAAATAATTTTGGGATCAAGACTTCCACTTGATAATTTTGTTTTTTGGAAATTTATTTTGATCTATGTAAGCATTTCACTTTTTACCAGCTTCTTTGCAGTTTTTATGACAAGCATTGTCAAAAATATGGAAACAATGCGCTCTGTTTGGCTTAGAACATTATTTCCAATGTGGTTTTTGGGCTCTTCACAGTTTCCCTGGTATGCGCTTCATACGTTCAATATAAAAGTTGCATATTTAATGCTCCTTAATCCTTTTACATATTTGATGGAAGGCATACATGCAGCCACATTTGCAAACCAAAACTTCTTACCATTTTGGATCTGTTTACTTTTGATTTGGTTTTGGATAATTATCTTTGGATTTGTCGGGATTTCTAGACTTAAAAAACGATTGGATTCCGTATAAAATATGACTTTTTACATTAAAAACTGTTTTTTCTCTAGAAAAACTTCCTCGAGACTCAACCCATTTGAAGTTTATTTTCAACAATGCTAAATTAGGCTAATATAAAGGACGTTTTTATAATCTGAGAATAAAAATAAAGGATAATTTTTATGAATAAAAAGTTTAAATATCTTGCAGTACTTGGACTCGGCTTAACATTGGCTGTTCAAGGTAATGTTAATGCAGAAAAACAAATGGATCCTTCTGTTGTAGCTAAAATTATTAATCTAACTAAAGAAGCAGCAGGAACAATTTACTTTACAGGCTTTGCTAATCTTTGCAAAAATGGATTGTCTAGGATTTCTAAAATTGATCAATTAAATCAAGAATGTCATAAATTAGGCGGCGTAGGATTTCTTTTTGATAGGGCAGGAGCAATGACCTGGGATTATCCTCTTATGAATTTCAAAGAGAACTCAGCATCTTATATGAACGGAAATGATTTTAAAAATCTAAATCTGTCACATTCATGTTTTCATAACTGCTCATTGGATCGCGCAAACTTTGAAGGTGCAAATCTAGATGGTGCAGATTTCAGCAACGCCTCTATCTTAGATGCAAAGTTTAAAGGCGCCACAGGAACAGAAAACACTAATTTTCATAACGCAAGAGTTATGTATGGCTGGGCTTCTCGTCAAGATGCTATGCAACACGCTGAAATCAGGCTTAAAGAAATGGGTTTAAATTCTATTATTGAAAATGGATCTTACAAAATTGTTAGAAAAACTAATAACTTTTATCTAAGACAAACTAATGTATTCGACAAAACAGTAAGTACTATTGCAGGATTTCTTAAACATCAAACAACTCAAAAACCTCAAGCAGCGACAATGCCATCTATCGAAGAACCTAAATCAGGCTCGTTTGGTGGCCTTTTTTATAATCCTCAAGCAGCACAAGTAACCGAAGAACTTACGGACTAAAAACTAAATTTTTAAGTAATTTAGCAAAAAAGAAGAGCGAAAATTTTTCGCTCTTCTTTTTTGTTTTTGCCCACAAATTCAAACATCGTAACATTAAAAAATGATTTATATTTTTTAAAAATATCATTTATAGATCTTAGGTTTTAAATTTATATATTATTAAGAATGTAAAAATAAATTATTTCTAAAATTTAAAAGTGGAGAAAATTATGGCCCAACAACTTTATAGATCAAATACAAATCGTAAAATTGCAGGAATATGTGGTGGAATTGGAAATTATTTTGATATTGATCCAGTTTTAGTGCGGCTCATCTGGCTTCTCTTTGTATTCATGGGGGGAACAGGAATATTCGCATACCTAATAGGCTGGCTTATAATTCCACTAGAAAATTCTAGCAATTGATTTATAATCATCCAAATTAAAAACAAAACTTTATAAAGGATTAAAATTTAATGAAAAAGTCGTTTTCAATGCTTCAATATTCTTCATTATTTCTTTTCTTAATTCTTGCAGAATCAACAAAAGACTGGAAACTTGCTTTTATGATTTCTGGACTTGTTGCCCTTGGAATTTTATTAAAAACTATTAAAACAGGAAGAGAGACTGGAATCATCGCAATGCCTGCAAATTTATTTTTGATCGGCGGAGCAGCTATGTTTCTTTTTGATATTCCATGGCTACAAAATATTTACTCCAACTTTCATGAAGCATCTTTTTTTATGTGGATTGTAATTTTTGGATTTTTTCAGACAATTTTTTCAGCCAAAGGATTTGTCGGTATCGAAGATAAAAATAAATCAAAAGTAATTGTTTTTTCTACAATTTTACTCATAACTTCTGCAATATCTCTAGGCATGTCGCTACATTTTGCAGGCCATCCTATTTTATCCGCAACACTTCCTATAATTTTGATAATTACAATGCAAGATATTTTACTTTGCATTCATGAAAACCGATTAAAAAGTATTATTTTTGTCATATGCGAAGCTGCAATAGTGACGACTCTATCAATTTCGGTAAAGTATTTGATTCATCTACCAGGAATTGCAAAATTGTTCATACCTTTTGCAATCAAAAGAATATTGGATCCTTTGTTTAAAACAAAAAAAATTTAAAAATAAGTAAAACAATAAGGCGGAATTTAAAAATCCGCCTTTACTAAATCTAAATATTTACATTCCCAACTATCTTTAAAAAACATTTCCCAATCAATTTCTTTCAAAATTTTAGGAAATACAATTTCATTTTCAATATCTTCTTTACTAAACCAGCTCACTTCAGTTATTCCTTCAATCAGTGCTTCTTTGGTATCTACCAATTCTCCACTAATAAATTCGCAAAGAAACCAAATTTTGATCACACGATATTTTTTAGAAAGTAAATCTTCGATAAAAAGTATTTTTGAAGGAGTAACATTAACACCGGTTTCTTCTTGTACTTCCCTAATTAACGCTGCTTTAATATCTTCTTCCATTTCTACCCCACCACCGGGACCAACA from Candidatus Dependentiae bacterium includes:
- a CDS encoding PspC domain-containing protein; this encodes MAQQLYRSNTNRKIAGICGGIGNYFDIDPVLVRLIWLLFVFMGGTGIFAYLIGWLIIPLENSSN